A stretch of the Ptychodera flava strain L36383 chromosome 18, AS_Pfla_20210202, whole genome shotgun sequence genome encodes the following:
- the LOC139116946 gene encoding alpha-2Db adrenergic receptor-like: MNGSNGTDGSEPSVPGARASAPVEITLMLAIMVVTIIGNACVCWIIFTNPKLHTVPNKLVLNLAWCDLLTALVNGPVTVVVLFNGTWIMGDPMCQINGFTTTVFGIASVITLAVISLNRCCMIVYSTKYSFWFSHAKTNIMITGLWLFSVVCAFPPMVGWSHYIFIPGKAICTLIWSTDISYTLFVLTLGIILPFSVMIVSYYKIFKVVKRNSRRIKSHFDRPSAPMSPCHDNEPRPRSKSVTGDGTTATRGNEYKVAHGQAVRLNSLFRTPLDGEDVAGNRRASTVSTASRAPSLLDQVYCEAGRRPSAYSMDASGTDDRPATAISGRMAPGRSSRQHNRQGPRVEDVKITKTVLIVLLAFVICWAPISIVNFLETFFNYDIPLALDLFTVYMVFLNCALNPIIYGMMNRNFRKGFRDIFCFCKDMKFRRQRSVGAVIAIHSVADENQAQPGQPNLNATS; the protein is encoded by the exons ATGAACGGTAGTAATGGCACCGACGGGAGCGAACCATCCGTTCCGGGAGCTCGGGCGTCGGCTCCCGTCGAAATCACACTGATGCTGGCCATAATGGTTGTGACCATTATCGGCAACGCCTGCGTGTGCTGGATTATCTTCACCAACCCCAAGCTGCACACGGTGCCGAACAAACTGGTGCTCAACCTCGCCTGGTGTGATCTCCTCACCGCCCTGGTTAACGGCCCGGTCACCGTGGTCGTCCTGTTCAACGGCACCTGGATCATGGGTGACCCGATGTGTCAAATAAACGGTTTCACGACCACCGTCTTCGGTATCGCCTCCGTGATAACCCTGGCTGTGATATCGTTAAATCGGTGTTGTATGATCGTCTACTCCACCAAGTACAGTTTCTGGTTTTCGCACGCCAAAACAAATATCATGATAACAG GGCTATGGCTCTTTTCTGTCGTCTGCGCGTTCCCGCCAATGGTAGGATGGTCACATTACATATTCATTCCCGGCAAAGCTATCTGTACGTTGATCTGGTCCACAGATATCAGTTACACTCTTTTCGTTCTCACCCTCGGGATTATTTTACCGTTTTCTGTCATGATTGTGTCTTActacaaaatattcaaagttgtgAAGAGGAACTCTAGACGAATCAAATCGCACTTCGACCGTCCGAGCGCGCCGATGTCGCCTTGTCACGACAATGAACCGCGGCCGAGGTCGAAATCGGTTACCGGGGATGGAACAACCGCTACCAGAGGCAACGAGTACAAGGTCGCTCACGGTCAAGCTGTTAGACTAAACAGTTTGTTCCGAACTCCTTTAGACGGGGAAGACGTGGCAGGAAATCGTAGGGCATCGACCGTGAGTACGGCTTCAAGAGCGCCGAGTCTCCTGGATCAGGTATACTGCGAAGCCGGACGGAGACCGTCTGCGTATTCGATGGATGCGTCGGGGACAGACGACCGGCCGGCGACGGCTATCAGTGGTCGTATGGCCCCTGGCCGATCTTCTCGGCAGCACAACAGACAAGGCCCTAGAGTCGAAGatgtgaaaataacaaaaactgttCTGATTGTTCTCCTGGCGTTCGTCATTTGCTGGGCACCGATCAGTATTGTAAACTTTCTGGAAACATTCTTTAACTACGACATTCCTTTGGCGCTGGACCTCTTCACCGTGTACATGGTTTTCCTCAACTGCGCCCTCAACCCGATCATCTACGGAATGATGAACAGGAATTTCCGCAAAGGCTTTCGGGATATATTCTGCTTCTGCAAAGACATGAAATTTCGTCGTCAGCGCTCTGTTGGAGCAGTGATCGCGATTCACTCGGTCGCTGACGAAAACCAAGCCCAACCAGGACAACCGAATCTCAATGCTACATCATGA